One window of Rhizobium leguminosarum genomic DNA carries:
- the upp gene encoding uracil phosphoribosyltransferase, which yields MDGVTVIDHPLVQHKLTIMRRKETSTGSFRRLLREISTLLCYEVTRDLELTMETIETPLQTMESPILEGKKLVFASILRAGNGLLEGMLDLVPSARVSHIGVYRDHETLQPVEYYFKAPEDVAERLIIVVDPMLATGNSSIAAIDKLKERGAHNIRFLCLLAAPEGIRNFRAAHPDVPVFTASIDSHLNEKGYIMPGLGDAGDRMYGTK from the coding sequence ATGGACGGCGTCACGGTCATCGATCACCCGCTGGTGCAGCACAAACTCACCATCATGCGGCGCAAGGAGACATCGACGGGAAGTTTCCGGCGGTTGCTGCGCGAAATCTCGACGCTGCTCTGTTACGAGGTGACCCGCGATCTCGAACTGACGATGGAAACGATCGAGACGCCGCTGCAGACGATGGAATCGCCGATCCTCGAGGGCAAGAAGCTGGTCTTCGCCTCGATCCTGCGTGCCGGCAACGGTCTGCTCGAAGGCATGCTTGACCTCGTGCCTTCCGCGCGTGTCTCGCATATCGGCGTTTACCGCGATCACGAGACGCTGCAGCCGGTCGAATATTACTTCAAGGCGCCTGAAGATGTGGCCGAGCGGCTGATCATCGTCGTCGATCCGATGCTTGCGACCGGCAATTCCTCGATCGCCGCGATCGACAAGCTCAAGGAACGCGGCGCCCACAATATCCGCTTCCTCTGCCTGCTTGCCGCCCCGGAAGGCATCCGCAACTTCCGCGCCGCACATCCCGATGTTCCGGTGTTCACCGCGTCGATCGATAGTCATCTCAACGAAAAGGGCTATATCATGCCCGGCCTCGGCGATGCCGGCGACCGCATGTACGGCACCAAGTAA
- a CDS encoding ABC transporter permease produces the protein MDYYEIFISILASTIRLSIPLIFTALAGLFSERAGIFDIGLEGKMLGSACVAYLTDSAWLGLGAGIVCSVALSLVHGFASITNRGNQIVSGVAINFFIAGITIVLGQAWFGQGGRTPQLAPEARFAPIILPGADAIRDVPIIGPLYAGVISGNNILTYLAFLAVPFSWWVLYRTRFGLRLRAVGENPGAVDTAGISVSWLRYRAVMCAGILCGFSGTYLAIAQSAAFIKDMSAGKGYIALAALVFAKWKPVPVMLACLLFGFLDALANFMQGKQVPLIGEVPVQIFQALPYILTCVLLAGFIGVAIPPKAGGVPYTKER, from the coding sequence ATGGACTATTATGAAATTTTCATCAGCATTCTCGCCTCCACGATCCGCCTGTCGATCCCGCTGATCTTCACCGCCCTTGCCGGCCTGTTTTCGGAACGCGCCGGCATTTTTGATATCGGCCTCGAGGGCAAGATGCTGGGCTCGGCCTGCGTCGCCTATCTCACCGATTCGGCCTGGCTGGGTCTCGGTGCTGGCATCGTCTGCTCGGTGGCGCTGAGCCTGGTGCACGGCTTTGCTTCGATCACCAATCGCGGCAACCAGATCGTCTCGGGCGTGGCGATCAACTTCTTCATCGCCGGCATCACCATCGTGCTCGGCCAGGCCTGGTTCGGCCAGGGCGGCCGCACGCCGCAGCTGGCGCCCGAGGCCCGCTTCGCGCCGATCATCCTGCCGGGCGCCGATGCCATCCGTGACGTGCCGATCATCGGTCCGCTTTATGCCGGCGTCATATCGGGCAACAATATCCTCACCTATCTCGCCTTCCTTGCCGTGCCCTTCTCGTGGTGGGTGCTCTATCGCACGCGCTTCGGCCTCAGGCTTCGCGCCGTCGGTGAAAACCCGGGTGCGGTCGATACGGCAGGCATTTCGGTCAGCTGGCTGCGCTACCGCGCCGTCATGTGCGCCGGCATTCTCTGCGGCTTTTCCGGCACCTATCTGGCGATCGCCCAGTCCGCCGCCTTCATCAAGGACATGTCGGCCGGCAAGGGCTATATCGCACTCGCGGCCCTCGTCTTCGCCAAGTGGAAACCGGTGCCCGTCATGCTCGCCTGCCTGCTCTTCGGCTTCCTCGATGCGCTGGCGAATTTCATGCAGGGCAAGCAGGTGCCGCTGATCGGCGAAGTGCCGGTGCAGATCTTCCAGGCGCTGCCCTATATCCTCACCTGCGTTCTGCTTGCCGGCTTCATCGGCGTCGCGATCCCGCCGAAGGCCGGCGGTGTGCCTTATACGAAGGAGCGTTGA
- a CDS encoding purine-nucleoside phosphorylase: MKATVNLLAALLGGIKPRHGIVLGSGLGSLVGAVRVPYRDLPGFPVSAVSGHAGEVVAGRLGGVPVVMLSGRVHYYEKGDASAMRLPIEVLKALGVEALILTNSAGSLRDDLPPGSVMQITDHINYSGINPLIGEESDHRFVGMTNAYDAGLATAMQKAAAKLKIELAQGVYMWFSGPSFETPAEIRMARILGADAVGMSTVPEVIIARMLGLRVAAASVITNYGAGMTGNELSHEETKDMAPIGGARLAAILRDMIAAGGNKDE; encoded by the coding sequence ATGAAGGCGACAGTCAACCTGCTCGCTGCATTGCTCGGCGGCATCAAGCCGCGCCACGGCATCGTGCTCGGCTCCGGTCTCGGCTCCCTGGTCGGCGCCGTGCGTGTTCCCTATCGCGACCTGCCGGGCTTTCCCGTCAGTGCCGTCTCCGGTCACGCGGGCGAAGTCGTCGCCGGCCGCCTTGGAGGCGTGCCGGTCGTTATGCTCTCCGGCCGCGTGCATTATTACGAGAAGGGCGATGCCAGCGCCATGCGCCTGCCGATCGAGGTCCTGAAGGCGCTCGGCGTCGAAGCGCTGATCCTGACCAATTCGGCCGGATCGCTGCGCGACGACCTGCCGCCCGGCTCGGTGATGCAGATCACCGACCACATCAACTATTCCGGCATCAACCCGCTGATCGGCGAGGAAAGCGATCATCGTTTCGTCGGCATGACCAACGCTTACGATGCTGGCCTCGCTACCGCGATGCAGAAGGCAGCCGCAAAGCTCAAGATCGAGCTGGCACAAGGTGTGTACATGTGGTTCTCCGGCCCGAGCTTCGAAACGCCGGCCGAAATCCGCATGGCCCGCATCCTCGGCGCCGATGCCGTCGGCATGTCGACGGTGCCGGAGGTCATCATCGCAAGAATGCTGGGCCTGAGGGTTGCGGCCGCCTCGGTTATCACCAACTATGGGGCTGGCATGACCGGCAATGAACTCAGCCATGAAGAAACCAAGGACATGGCGCCCATCGGCGGCGCCCGTCTCGCCGCCATATTGAGAGACATGATTGCGGCCGGAGGAAATAAAGATGAATAG
- a CDS encoding adenosine deaminase — MTSHLKKVELHCHLEGAAPPVLTEAQARKYGVDISGELRGGAYVWHDFASFLECYDKVSEVYRTEEDYALLTETYLDELAGINTIYSELIVSPDHGKRIGLGADAYISGICEGIRRAREKSGIEARLIVTGERHFGPESVIGAAEYAAKAGNPLITGFNLAGEERMGRVADYARAFDIARDAGLGLTIHAGEVCGAFSVTDALDAVRPSRIGHGVRAIEDLDLVKRLADLGTVLEICPGSNIALQVFPDFASHPLRRLRQAGVRVTISSDDPPFFHTSLEREYELAAEAFGFSDDEIDAMTRTAIEAAFVDDETRKALLARL, encoded by the coding sequence GTGACGTCGCATTTAAAGAAGGTCGAGCTGCACTGCCATCTGGAGGGTGCGGCGCCTCCAGTTCTGACCGAGGCGCAGGCGCGCAAATACGGTGTCGACATTAGCGGCGAGCTTCGCGGCGGCGCCTATGTCTGGCATGATTTTGCAAGCTTCCTTGAATGTTACGACAAGGTTTCCGAGGTCTACAGGACCGAGGAGGACTATGCGCTTCTGACCGAAACCTATCTCGACGAACTCGCCGGCATCAATACGATCTACAGCGAACTGATCGTTTCGCCCGACCACGGCAAACGCATCGGGCTGGGTGCCGACGCCTATATATCGGGCATCTGCGAGGGCATCCGGCGGGCCAGGGAAAAGAGCGGCATCGAGGCCCGGCTGATCGTCACCGGCGAGCGGCACTTCGGTCCGGAGAGCGTCATTGGCGCTGCCGAATACGCGGCAAAGGCCGGCAATCCTCTGATTACCGGCTTCAACCTCGCCGGCGAGGAACGGATGGGGCGCGTCGCCGACTATGCCAGGGCCTTCGATATCGCCCGTGATGCCGGCCTCGGGCTCACCATCCATGCCGGCGAGGTCTGCGGCGCCTTCAGTGTCACCGACGCGCTCGATGCCGTGCGCCCCTCGCGCATCGGCCATGGCGTGCGCGCCATCGAGGATCTCGATCTGGTGAAGCGGCTTGCCGATCTCGGCACCGTGCTCGAGATCTGCCCGGGCTCCAATATCGCGCTTCAGGTCTTTCCCGATTTCGCTTCGCATCCGCTGCGCCGGCTGAGGCAAGCCGGCGTGCGGGTGACGATCAGCTCGGACGATCCGCCGTTCTTTCATACCTCGCTGGAGCGGGAATACGAACTTGCCGCCGAGGCTTTCGGCTTCAGCGACGATGAGATCGATGCGATGACACGAACGGCAATCGAGGCTGCCTTCGTCGACGATGAGACACGCAAGGCCCTGCTCGCTCGGCTTTGA
- a CDS encoding TadE/TadG family type IV pilus assembly protein has protein sequence MALLNPFTRLVLTARRLAQDRKGAGAIEFAILFPVLVMLYIGAFEITIGLSVSKRVTRAAGTVADLVTQQQSVTKSALAQMPSVANSIFVPYNTTSLKLKITGITVDAGANAKVLWSWAQDGTAPYAKNTAVSNVPSDMKTANSFLVRTELSIPYTMFLFAPNFMPDGMRTITIGRSYFYRQRQGDSIACSDC, from the coding sequence ATGGCGCTTCTCAACCCGTTCACCAGACTGGTATTGACGGCGCGGCGGCTGGCCCAAGACCGCAAGGGTGCCGGAGCGATCGAATTCGCCATCCTCTTTCCCGTGCTCGTCATGCTCTATATCGGCGCTTTCGAGATCACGATCGGCCTCAGCGTCAGCAAGCGGGTGACGCGCGCCGCAGGCACGGTGGCCGACCTCGTCACCCAGCAGCAATCCGTCACGAAGAGCGCGCTCGCGCAGATGCCGTCGGTCGCAAACTCGATCTTCGTGCCCTACAACACGACGTCGCTTAAATTGAAGATCACCGGAATCACCGTCGACGCCGGCGCCAATGCGAAAGTGCTCTGGTCCTGGGCGCAGGACGGGACGGCGCCCTATGCCAAGAACACCGCTGTGAGTAATGTGCCGTCCGATATGAAGACGGCGAACAGCTTCCTTGTTCGCACCGAGCTCAGCATCCCCTATACGATGTTCCTATTTGCGCCGAACTTCATGCCGGACGGCATGCGCACGATCACCATTGGCCGCAGTTATTTCTACCGCCAGCGGCAAGGCGACTCGATCGCCTGCAGCGACTGCTGA
- a CDS encoding pilus assembly protein N-terminal domain-containing protein, giving the protein MSSSGKTIFFAGMIAVFGISGVSAAADDDMLRVYMDHARVLKLDRPVSKVIVGNAKVADATVADAKTIVLTGRSFGTTNLVLLDADGNAILDERILVSIDEGNTVRVYRQTERSVLSCTPNCEQHAQQATTGTTSP; this is encoded by the coding sequence ATGTCATCGAGCGGCAAAACCATTTTCTTTGCCGGCATGATCGCCGTTTTCGGTATTTCGGGAGTTTCCGCGGCCGCAGACGATGACATGCTGCGCGTCTATATGGATCACGCGCGCGTATTGAAGCTCGACCGCCCTGTCAGCAAGGTCATCGTCGGCAATGCCAAGGTCGCCGATGCGACCGTTGCCGACGCCAAGACCATCGTTCTCACAGGACGCAGCTTCGGCACCACCAATCTGGTGCTACTCGATGCCGATGGCAATGCGATCCTCGACGAGCGTATTCTGGTGTCGATCGATGAGGGCAATACGGTGCGCGTCTACCGGCAGACCGAACGCTCCGTGCTGTCCTGCACGCCGAACTGCGAGCAGCACGCCCAGCAGGCGACCACCGGCACCACCTCGCCCTGA
- a CDS encoding TadE/TadG family type IV pilus assembly protein, whose translation MTVIDQKTDKARISAPFRFSRFRALGRSREGAAAIEFALLAIPYFLVIFAILETFVAFAAEELVSNAVDTMSRKMRTGQITYNLGRTTDMNRTQFRQAFCDEISILIRCSTNEVATPSKLYVDVQTFSSFSAIPTTIPKLSTDKYADLNTAAFKYAPGGAGTINMVRAYYRWEIITDLVRPYITTIRPSDGSMPRDYLIVATAALQNEQYP comes from the coding sequence ATGACGGTAATTGATCAGAAGACGGATAAAGCGCGCATCTCCGCGCCGTTCCGTTTCTCACGGTTTCGTGCTCTCGGCCGCTCCCGCGAGGGGGCTGCGGCGATCGAATTCGCCTTGCTCGCCATTCCCTATTTCCTGGTGATTTTCGCCATCCTCGAAACCTTTGTCGCCTTTGCTGCCGAGGAACTCGTATCCAACGCCGTCGATACGATGAGCCGGAAGATGCGAACCGGGCAGATCACCTATAATCTCGGCCGCACGACCGATATGAACCGGACGCAATTCCGCCAGGCTTTCTGCGATGAGATCTCGATCCTGATCCGCTGCTCGACGAACGAAGTGGCTACGCCGAGCAAGCTCTACGTGGATGTGCAGACGTTCAGCAGCTTTTCGGCCATTCCGACGACGATTCCCAAGCTTTCGACCGACAAATATGCCGACCTCAACACGGCGGCCTTCAAATATGCGCCGGGCGGCGCCGGCACCATCAACATGGTCCGCGCCTACTATCGCTGGGAAATCATCACGGATCTGGTCCGGCCTTACATCACGACGATACGGCCCTCCGACGGTTCGATGCCGAGGGATTATCTGATCGTCGCAACCGCCGCCTTGCAGAACGAGCAGTATCCATAA
- the deoA gene encoding thymidine phosphorylase yields the protein MIPQEIIRRKRDGDELDPHDIRSFIAALAAGQLSEGQIGAFAMAVWFKGMSRAETVALTLAMADSGDRLQWADIDRPIADKHSTGGVGDNVSLMLAPITAACGLAVPMISGRGLGHTGGTLDKLESIPGYMITPDADLFHKVVKEAGCAIIGQTGALAPADGRLYAVRDVTATVDSIPLITASILSKKLAAGLQTLVLDVKVGNGAFMADRTQAEILAQSLVEVANGAGVATSALITDMNQPLADAAGNAVEMRNCLDFLAGGKADTRLETVILAFAAEMLVKSGVAPSADEGEGMARKALSSGQAAEVFARMVSMLGGPADLIENPGKYLARAPVEKSVPAARSGWLAACNARGIGVSVIDLGGGRRHPADRIDHRVGFSELLPLGTRVSAGEPIALVHAADEAAAERAAAALAAHYRITEEKPELPPVISTRI from the coding sequence ATGATCCCGCAGGAGATCATCCGGCGCAAGCGCGATGGCGACGAGCTCGACCCCCACGATATCCGGTCCTTCATCGCGGCACTCGCTGCCGGACAACTGTCGGAAGGCCAGATCGGCGCCTTCGCCATGGCCGTCTGGTTCAAGGGCATGTCGCGGGCCGAGACCGTCGCCCTGACGCTGGCGATGGCCGACTCCGGCGACCGGCTGCAATGGGCCGATATCGACCGCCCGATCGCCGACAAACATTCGACCGGTGGCGTCGGCGACAATGTTTCGCTGATGCTGGCGCCGATCACGGCCGCCTGCGGTCTTGCCGTTCCGATGATTTCCGGGCGCGGCCTCGGCCATACCGGCGGCACGCTGGATAAGCTCGAATCCATTCCCGGCTATATGATCACTCCGGATGCGGACCTGTTCCACAAGGTGGTGAAAGAAGCCGGATGCGCCATCATCGGCCAGACCGGGGCCTTGGCGCCTGCCGACGGCAGGCTCTATGCCGTGCGCGATGTGACCGCCACCGTTGATTCCATTCCCCTCATCACCGCCTCCATCCTGTCGAAGAAACTTGCGGCCGGGCTTCAGACGCTGGTGCTGGACGTCAAGGTCGGCAACGGCGCCTTCATGGCCGACCGTACCCAGGCGGAGATCCTGGCGCAGTCGCTGGTCGAGGTCGCCAATGGCGCAGGCGTCGCGACCTCGGCGCTGATCACCGACATGAACCAGCCGCTCGCCGATGCCGCCGGCAATGCGGTCGAGATGCGCAATTGCCTGGATTTCCTGGCGGGTGGGAAGGCGGACACGCGGCTCGAAACCGTCATTCTTGCCTTCGCCGCCGAAATGTTGGTGAAATCGGGCGTTGCACCTTCCGCTGATGAGGGCGAGGGGATGGCGCGCAAGGCGCTGTCATCGGGACAGGCGGCCGAGGTTTTCGCCCGCATGGTCTCCATGCTCGGCGGTCCGGCCGATCTCATCGAAAACCCCGGCAAATATCTGGCCAGGGCGCCTGTGGAAAAGTCTGTCCCGGCCGCCCGGTCCGGCTGGCTTGCCGCCTGCAACGCGCGCGGTATCGGTGTCAGCGTCATCGATCTCGGTGGCGGAAGACGCCATCCGGCCGACCGGATCGATCATCGCGTCGGCTTTTCCGAACTCCTGCCGCTTGGCACCCGCGTCAGCGCCGGTGAACCGATCGCGCTGGTTCACGCCGCCGACGAAGCGGCGGCGGAACGGGCAGCGGCGGCACTCGCCGCGCATTACCGCATCACCGAGGAAAAGCCGGAGCTGCCGCCGGTGATCTCGACCCGGATCTGA
- a CDS encoding A24 family peptidase, whose amino-acid sequence MITAAIFVILPLCLAMAAFSDLFTMTIPNRVSLILVGSFLVLAPLYGLGLQAIGMHLAAAAIVFFACFALFAFNVMGGGDAKLLSATALWFGLNQSLAFLMVDVAMIGGLITLLILLVRAQSNTILAIGLPVPNSVLLAKKIPYGIAIAIGGFMAFPSSPLFLAALESLK is encoded by the coding sequence ATGATCACTGCTGCAATCTTCGTGATACTGCCACTCTGCCTGGCCATGGCGGCGTTCTCAGATCTGTTCACCATGACGATCCCGAACCGCGTTTCTCTGATCCTCGTCGGCTCCTTCCTCGTGCTGGCGCCGCTCTACGGCCTGGGTCTGCAGGCGATCGGCATGCATCTTGCTGCTGCGGCAATCGTATTTTTCGCCTGCTTCGCGCTTTTTGCCTTCAATGTGATGGGTGGCGGAGACGCCAAGCTGTTGAGCGCCACCGCGCTCTGGTTCGGTCTGAATCAATCCCTCGCCTTCCTGATGGTCGACGTCGCCATGATCGGCGGTCTGATAACCTTGCTGATCCTACTGGTGAGAGCGCAATCGAACACCATCCTTGCCATCGGCCTGCCGGTGCCGAATTCGGTCCTGCTGGCCAAGAAGATCCCCTATGGCATCGCGATCGCGATCGGCGGCTTCATGGCCTTCCCTTCCTCGCCGCTCTTCCTCGCCGCGCTGGAAAGCCTGAAATAA
- the deoC gene encoding deoxyribose-phosphate aldolase — translation MNSHSIRETAAVALSLLDLTNLKDDCTEAQIDVLCARAQTPYGNSAAICIWPRFVAQARNILGTGHAVRIATVVNFPSGDMEVADVAAETREAIADGADEIDLVIPYRKLLSGNEKAVTDMVKAVRAECAGLVLLKVIIESGELKDVALIRRASELAVDAGADFIKTSTGKVAVNATLEAADIMIRAIRESGRKVGFKPAGGIGSVADAALYLSLAETIMAPDWAMPSTFRFGASGLLDDILAILSGTQSAPAVASSY, via the coding sequence ATGAATAGCCATTCCATCCGGGAAACGGCGGCTGTCGCCCTTTCCCTTCTCGATCTCACCAATTTGAAGGATGATTGCACCGAGGCGCAGATCGATGTGCTCTGCGCCCGCGCGCAGACGCCCTACGGCAACAGCGCTGCAATCTGCATCTGGCCGCGCTTCGTCGCCCAGGCCCGCAATATCCTCGGCACCGGCCATGCCGTGCGCATCGCCACCGTCGTCAACTTCCCCTCCGGCGATATGGAAGTGGCCGACGTCGCTGCCGAGACACGCGAGGCGATTGCCGACGGTGCCGACGAGATCGATCTGGTCATCCCCTATCGCAAGCTGCTCTCCGGCAATGAGAAGGCGGTGACCGACATGGTCAAGGCCGTGCGCGCCGAATGCGCCGGCCTTGTCCTTCTGAAGGTCATCATCGAGAGCGGCGAGTTGAAGGATGTGGCATTGATCCGCCGTGCCTCTGAACTTGCCGTCGACGCCGGCGCCGATTTCATCAAGACCTCTACCGGCAAGGTCGCCGTCAACGCGACGCTCGAAGCCGCCGACATCATGATCCGCGCCATTCGCGAGAGCGGCCGCAAGGTCGGCTTCAAGCCGGCCGGCGGCATTGGTTCGGTGGCCGATGCGGCGCTCTATCTGAGTCTTGCCGAAACCATCATGGCGCCAGACTGGGCGATGCCGTCGACCTTCCGCTTCGGCGCTTCCGGCCTGCTTGACGATATCCTGGCGATTCTGAGCGGAACACAGTCTGCACCGGCTGTGGCGTCGAGCTATTGA
- a CDS encoding cytidine deaminase codes for MSHDLFEAARGAMAFAHAPYSKFPVGAAIRAEDGKVYTGANIENLSFPQGWCAEPTAIGAMIMGGARKIVEMAVIAEKLPLCPPCGGCRQKISEFASKETKIYLCDEAGVQKTMTMEELLPFSFEAELG; via the coding sequence ATGTCCCACGATCTGTTCGAAGCGGCCCGCGGCGCCATGGCCTTCGCCCATGCGCCCTATTCGAAATTCCCGGTCGGTGCGGCGATCCGCGCCGAGGACGGCAAAGTCTATACCGGCGCCAACATCGAGAACCTCTCCTTCCCGCAGGGCTGGTGCGCCGAGCCGACGGCGATCGGCGCCATGATCATGGGCGGCGCCAGGAAGATCGTCGAAATGGCGGTCATCGCCGAGAAGCTACCGCTCTGCCCGCCCTGCGGCGGTTGCCGCCAGAAGATCTCCGAATTCGCCTCCAAGGAGACGAAGATCTATCTCTGTGATGAGGCCGGCGTGCAGAAGACCATGACGATGGAAGAGCTTCTTCCCTTCAGCTTCGAGGCCGAACTCGGATGA
- a CDS encoding phosphopentomutase — MARAFLFVLDSFGVGGAPDAAAYGDEGADTLGHIAEFCAAGAADRAGLRSGPLCLPNMSELGLTQIARSASGRFPAGMPVPEKVYGIYGAATEISRGKDTPSGHWEIAGTPVSFDWGYFPMEGEAFPAEFIEALCREADVPGILGNCHASGTEIIARLGEEHIRTGKPICYTSSDSVFQVAAHEVHFGLDRLLSFCRLARGMLDRYNIGRVIARPFIGQSTSTFQRTGNRRDFSVLPPEPTLLDRLVEHGRHVHAVGKIGDIFAHQGISRVIKANGNDALMDASLATIDEAEDGDLVFTNFVDFDMIYGHRRDVPGYAAALEAFDARLAEVHKKLKPGDLVVLTADHGCDPTWRGTDHTRERVPVIAYGPGIRSRSIGVRRSYADIGESLARHLGIPAGPHGRSFL; from the coding sequence ATGGCGCGTGCCTTTCTTTTCGTTCTGGATTCTTTCGGCGTCGGTGGAGCGCCGGATGCGGCGGCCTACGGCGACGAGGGCGCTGATACGCTCGGCCATATCGCCGAGTTCTGCGCAGCCGGAGCCGCAGATCGTGCCGGATTGCGCAGCGGGCCGCTTTGTCTGCCCAACATGTCGGAACTCGGGCTGACGCAAATCGCCCGATCGGCCTCCGGCCGGTTCCCAGCCGGCATGCCCGTTCCCGAGAAGGTCTACGGCATTTATGGCGCCGCCACCGAAATCTCTCGCGGCAAGGATACACCATCAGGTCATTGGGAGATCGCAGGAACACCTGTCAGTTTCGATTGGGGCTATTTCCCGATGGAGGGCGAGGCCTTTCCTGCCGAATTCATCGAGGCATTGTGCAGGGAGGCCGATGTGCCCGGCATTCTCGGCAACTGCCATGCCTCTGGAACGGAGATCATCGCCCGGCTCGGCGAGGAGCATATCCGCACCGGCAAGCCGATCTGCTACACCTCCTCGGATTCGGTCTTCCAGGTCGCTGCGCACGAGGTGCACTTCGGCCTCGATCGCCTGCTCAGTTTCTGCCGTTTGGCCCGCGGGATGCTCGATCGTTACAATATCGGCCGCGTCATCGCCCGGCCCTTCATCGGCCAGTCCACTTCGACCTTCCAGCGCACAGGAAACCGGCGCGACTTCTCCGTGCTGCCGCCGGAGCCGACGCTGCTCGACCGACTTGTCGAACACGGCCGGCACGTGCATGCAGTCGGAAAGATCGGCGACATCTTCGCGCATCAGGGCATTTCCAGGGTCATCAAGGCAAATGGCAACGATGCGCTGATGGATGCATCGCTCGCAACCATCGACGAGGCCGAGGATGGTGATCTCGTCTTCACCAATTTCGTCGATTTCGACATGATTTACGGCCATCGCCGCGATGTGCCGGGTTATGCCGCAGCACTCGAAGCCTTCGATGCACGCTTGGCCGAAGTCCACAAGAAGCTGAAGCCAGGCGATCTCGTCGTGCTCACCGCCGACCACGGCTGCGACCCGACCTGGCGCGGCACGGACCATACGCGCGAGCGCGTACCTGTCATCGCCTATGGCCCCGGCATCCGGTCGCGTTCGATCGGCGTGCGCCGCAGCTATGCCGATATCGGCGAGAGCTTAGCGCGCCATCTCGGCATTCCGGCCGGACCGCATGGAAGGAGTTTTCTGTGA
- a CDS encoding TIGR02281 family clan AA aspartic protease: MKRGLYRKDFCFMLVRTVLFASIAAVLATQVPSFFGDTGQQPADALSANYLSTESDKPAAPAPVSGSNAIRLQADAQGHYTGGFKINGKPVQGLIDTGATYVALNETLARRLGFTANQLDFRYGVNTANGQTKAAHVMIDRVEIGGIRVRDVEAFVLKDEALTTTLVGMSFLQKLASYSVADGSLSLKQ, translated from the coding sequence ATGAAGCGGGGTTTATACAGGAAGGATTTCTGTTTCATGCTCGTGCGTACCGTCCTATTCGCCAGCATCGCCGCGGTGCTCGCAACACAGGTGCCTTCCTTCTTCGGAGACACCGGCCAGCAGCCTGCCGACGCACTTTCCGCCAATTATCTATCGACCGAAAGCGACAAGCCCGCGGCACCCGCACCGGTCTCCGGCAGCAATGCGATCCGTTTGCAGGCGGATGCCCAGGGCCATTATACCGGCGGCTTCAAGATCAACGGCAAGCCGGTGCAAGGACTGATCGATACTGGCGCCACCTATGTCGCGCTCAACGAGACGCTCGCCCGCCGATTGGGCTTCACCGCCAACCAACTCGATTTCCGCTATGGGGTGAACACCGCAAACGGCCAGACGAAGGCGGCGCATGTGATGATCGACCGGGTCGAAATCGGCGGCATTCGCGTGCGCGACGTCGAAGCCTTCGTCCTCAAGGACGAAGCGCTGACGACGACGCTGGTCGGCATGAGCTTCCTGCAGAAGCTCGCCTCGTATTCCGTCGCCGACGGTTCGCTCAGCCTGAAGCAATAA
- a CDS encoding Flp family type IVb pilin: MTKLFSRFLKDESGATAIEYGLIAALISVALITGATTLGTKIGDTFNNLSDRMDNAATQAAGTTTTP; the protein is encoded by the coding sequence ATGACCAAGCTTTTTAGCCGTTTTCTGAAGGACGAATCCGGCGCGACCGCAATTGAATACGGCCTGATCGCCGCCCTCATTTCCGTAGCGCTGATCACCGGCGCAACGACCCTAGGCACCAAGATCGGCGACACGTTCAACAATCTGAGTGACCGGATGGATAACGCCGCTACCCAGGCTGCCGGGACCACCACCACTCCGTAA